In Setaria italica strain Yugu1 chromosome I, Setaria_italica_v2.0, whole genome shotgun sequence, the genomic window TGGAATATAGGCAAAGTACATGGCAGTCGACTTAAATTTAAATGATATAACATGAAAACCGGCACAAAAAGGAGCTCATGAGatgcttgtaagttgtaacttaTTGGAGTTTTCTGAATTCTTTTTATGCTGATTCAGATTTGAATCTTCCAATTTCTCTGGAACTTCTCGATCAGTACCTAAATAAGTCTGGGCCAAATCCTCTTCCCGTTCTCAACCTCGGCCCAGTAGTACCAGCCCAACATTTCcctctccattttctcctttttctaacCGGGGCCGAAgcctccctctcttcttcctcggccTTGGCCAGCTTCCCCCGCTAGGACTGAAGGAAGAATCAAATGCTGACGAAGATGTGGTTGTGAAACTGATATGACCTCCATTCAGGGAAAATCTTATCCATTACATTTATTTTAGTAGTTTGAGAAAGATCACAGGAGCAACCTAAGCCTCAACCTCAAAGCTCAGATCACCCTACTACAAGGCTAGCTGAAACCTCCGAACAAGCAGGCCGGGGCAGCGCTCGCCGTAGGCAAAGTGGAGGAGCACCCCAACCCCAAGGGCGGCCACGGTCGTGCCATCGATCTACACGACACGCTTGGCGCTACCAGCACGATAGCACCACACACTAAGGGTCTATTTTGTTTAAGCTGCAGCACGGTGGTGCCGATAGCAGGCGGGTAATTCTAACGAAGTAGGCCGAGAAAGCTACCGGAATTTGCCTGCTTTCGAGCTTCCCCTAGCACGGAAGCTAGCCCAAAAAGCTAGCGGTttatttgggacggagggagtacactgACCTCAGGATCAAATAGATCAAGACTCCATTTCCCTACCAAACCTACCTTCaccaactcatttttctctGTCCATCTTATCCCAACTCGAAGTCCCAAACCAAAACCAAGAAGCAGGGCAGTAACCTAGCGATGGGGGCGGTTGTTCAACCTTTCCGCCCACACAAGTTGGGTGGCAGAAGTGAAAACTCTTCTGACATGAAGAAACGGGGAAAGGGGATATGGATTCATTTTCATTCTTCATTATTAGTTTCGGTTTAGTTACAACTTCTatgtcaaaaaaaatattacattcGTCATGTGTCAATGCCCTAACGCAGTCAGATACTGCAGGGACATCCTGAACACAATGCCCGGCACTAAAAAAACACCATGAGAACTACCCACTGCTGCCACTAAAATAAAACGAAGCAGGGTAGAAATGGGATCAATCCTACCGACCTAGCAATACCTGATCTAATCCCCAGAACAGGCCAACCCATTAGGCAAATTATCGCCGCTGCTCCTGCCGGAATAATTGCTGGTGCCATCCCTCGAACAGAATTTACAGAGATTATTCTGAACCTTAACAACAACAGAAGTCGGCGGGCTGGTAAGTATGACGAGACCGAAATGGGTAGAACAAGGTCACACCCTTGATGGGACACCACAATCTACGGTAACCAAGATGACTTGTATCACTATCATCTATACCTCCGATCTACCTGACCGCATTGTTATGCTGCCGAGAACTGAGAAACTTCTAATTTTAGAATCTACAGTGGAGCCAGGAGCACCCACCCTCCATCATGATGCTCATGAATCGGcatctctcttcctcttccccttgTTTCCAGATCTTGCATTGTCAGCTGGATCAGGGTTTGGAGCAGGATCCTTTGTGTACATGATGCAGTCGTCAAGGGTGTAGATCCTGAGTGCAAGCGCTGATACGGTTGTCGTCTTGATAGCTGCTGTGAAGGAGGACCAATACCACCAATCTTTCTTCAGGAACTCGGCTTTTATCATACTCTGCAAGAAGTTGGTTGCCAGTACCACCTAAAAGAGGCAAGGCCATGATTAATCAGTAACTGAATCATACTGAAATGATTTCTAGCATAACTGAAACTGCAATTTCGCAGATTTGAGTTAGAAGGAACAGACAGGGATTACTGATTAGGTCCCATGACCATTTGGATCTGTCACACCGCCAATTGGTTAATTACATCCTAAATAATAAAATTCTTTATTGGCCTTATTTCTCAGTCTGGCGACAAAAAGACCATGCAATAGTCATTTTGAGTCAAACAGAGAGGGCAGCTCAAATCAATGCAACATTCAGATGCAAGGTTGATTGAGAGTGGGAAGTAAGATTAGGAGTAATAAGTCAAAAAAATGTAGGAGATTATTTAGTTAGGAAGGTGATGagatttcttaaaaaaatagagATAGAGATCAAGTTGGTTTCTATAACAGCAGAGATTAGTTTCTTGGGAAACAAAAATGGTGCATGGAAACTCTCTGGGAAAAAAAAACCAGTACTATTTAAATAGGTTTTCGTCAGTAAATTGgaagtaaataaataaataggcTGACGTACATGAGATATTGATTCTGCACCCTTCACAAAAGCACGCCATGAACGTCTTCTTATTTGCTGAGATTTTGAGGCTATCAATGCTTCCTCAGGCAAAGCTGCTTCGACATCAAGCAAGTTTATCTTTAGCTGCTTTAGGATATGAAAGTTCCTGCCTATCAGAGGCATTAATGATCCCTCCGGAACCAAGCCCCCGTTAACAGTTAGTAATCTTGTCGGTTTGTCTGTCAAAGAAGATGCTTCCTTGGCTGAAGCACTATCCCTAACAGGCTTCTTAGATTTTGGCATCTGCTCATCACCTGTATTGCCAGGACAATCTTGATCAGCTTGGACTCCCTCTTGCCCAGACTTTTTGGCAGACATTGCCTGGCATTCCTCCAAAGAGGAAGACCAATCATTTGGGATATCatcatttcttttattttcactTAACAGAGCTGGTGGATCAAGGAAAAATGCAGGTGAAGGAACAAAAGATGGAACTCCATTTGATCCAAGGAGCCCAATCTCCTTCACTATCTCCTTGTTTGAATCATTTGTGATAAACTTTTTACAAATTTCTTCAAAGTCTACAGGGCATGGATCCAAATTTCCACTGTTAGATGGCTCAACAGAGCAACTATGATCTACAGGATCCTTTTCCTTTATATCAGACTTGGTACCCTTCAGTTTTGATTCATCACTTTCTTTGCTTTGATTAGGAGAGTCATCGCTGCTGTTGCATTTTCCACCATCATGCCCTTCATATTCTGTCGATGTAAGATAAGTCTCATGACAAGTTAAACAATGGTGTCGAGAAGGCCATACAGGTTCTAAACAGTCGCAGCGATATATTCCTTCTTCAGAACCTGACTTTGTCTTCCTTCCTCTCTTTTTGGATAGCTCAGTAGTGTCTTGATCCAATTGCAGGCCATATTTTTGCTCCAAAACTATAAAAGCCTTGGTGTCTGGAAGGTCCGTAAGTGGTTCACTCTTTGAAAACTTGGATGCTGGAGAATCACTGACAGAAAAACTAGCCTGGTGATAAAGAGACTTTTGCCAGTGCAGGATAGAGTCTTTCAGGTCCTTCTCCCTTGGATCAGTGTCCCTTAGCCAGTCAACAAGAcacttgatttcttcatcagaTTCATATATAACAATTGATGCCGAATTCCAACCTCTACAATCAAATGTAGACTGAGGATAGCTGGTGACCATGCTAATGTCTCTGTCTTTGGGTATCAGCATGCTTCCATCAGCGACTAGTCGAGGACGTTTACCAGGTCTTCCTGTAACCCAGTACAATCGACCCACAGAATCCCTTCCAAGGCACTCTCTTCTAAAGGATGCCATACTGAGCTGTAACTCTGATGTGCTAATTGAATCCTGAACCTGTGAAATCCTATCCAATAAATTATTTGTTTCATTGTTATCAGCATCATGGTCGGCCAATTTAGTTGTCGATGCTTCAAGGTTATCCTGGGATGGTGTCCTAGCATTGTCATCAGGCAACTCTCCATTTGGTGTACTGATAACTGCAGCAGAATGATCCTCTCCCATATTCAAATTATCACAAGTACCACTTCTGCCACCTACTGATTTCTCACAACTTTGGGACCCTTCACCAATGGAACTCCCGTCAATCCGGTCAGTAACTATATCCGATGCTTGTTTTGAAAGTCCCAAAGATCTATTTCCTTCAGTAACAGATGTACTGGATATGTCATTGTCCGTACTGTAAGGTTTACCCACATTCAATGGTCCAGTAGGAGCCCCTTCAGCAGCTGTGTTTAGGTTAACTCCAACATTAACCCGTTCAGCTTCTTCAAGATGCTCCAATGCTGTGGGCATAGAACGCTGCTGATTTTCCACAGGTCCTGAACTATTGCTTACATGATCATTTTTCATCCATCTACTTTGTGTAGCATATGTACTTCTTATTTCTACCTGATACTTCAACTCTTTCAGTTCATAATTCAGATAACGTAACTTCTGCTGGAGATCATTTGACTTATCTGAACATTGATCTAAATGTTCCCTGATTAGAGCTGTGTTGAGCAATTCGTCACATAGAAATTTCAGCAAATATATCCTCTGCAATTTGAAGATCAAAATAACATATCAGAAGGTTGTCACTTATCTTTCATAGAAAACAGCATGACAAATAACATTTAGTTAGCACAACCTCCAACCCCCACTGATTGCGAAGGCCTATTTGTTTTGTAATCCTGTTGCAGATTATAAAGTTTGCATGCACATTACATTTATGGACATTTGCTCTCGTTGACCCTTATTCCATTCtctttcctaagcatttatacatGCTGACAACGATCATCTTCCAGCATTGTAATTTTCTAAATCTACGCGACCAGTCAAAATGTGAtttattaaataaaaaaaacaagagggAATAGTGAGTTCTGATAAGTTCAAGCCATGTAAAGCTAGAGTGCCCATGTGATATTACAAATGACAAATCTTAAACAACTTTAAATAACTTCAAAAGGATATATTTTGCATGTTCACATACTTTAGTTATCTGGGACGAAGGAACACAAAGACTCCTAAGCAAATGATACACAAAAATACATGAAAAGCTTTCAAAGAGTAACAAGCTGATAACTTTAATTCAATTCAAAGATAAAGACACACCTCTGGTACACTAAGCTCCCAGTACTCCTTCTCGTCCATGGCCATAGCTAACTTGTTGAGTTTCTCAAGAAAAACATGAGCTTCCTCCCCAACACACTTCTTTTCTTCTTGCATTAGGACATGAGTATTGTCATCAATATTTGTTCTGTTTTGCCCTGACAAACATGATGGACAGTACCAGTTTCCAAGTGGTATGCGTGCCAGTGGTGGGTTCAGGCAATAAGTGTGGTATTCAGAGTCGCAATTATCGCACAGAAGGACGCTTTCATCGTCCCGATCGATGCCGCAGACTTTGCAGACACCATCCTCCCATGGGGCTTTGGGCAGCTTGTTGTTTGCTGCCATGAGAGCATCTTGTAATTGATTGTGGATTTCCGAATTACCATTCTCGTTGCTTAGATATTTGTCAAATTTTTTAACAAGGTCTTGTACCTGCACCAGtcatgtaaaaaaaaatgagaaaggTTTAGTGAAAAATCAAGAGCATATTATTTAATAAACAGAAATGGTCACAGTAAGGCCAATATACGAAACTGGTATCTAAGCATTATCACTGGGAAGCATAGATCAATATGTACAAGTGCAACTGCAAATATAATATTCCAAAACTTTGCTCACAATTTGCAATCACTTCAGAGAACTAAGAGAGGTGAACAAGTAGTTATTGGAAATCAAGTTCTTAGGTACATTAACGATACCATAATGGAGGTTATTATTAATATGGTAACAGCTAAAATTATACATCCCTGAACATAAAAAGCAAGATCCTGCAAGAACAGGCAAGCATAACGAACCTCTGACTTATACAATGACTCAAAACTTTGAGACAGCGCTACAACCATTACCAGCACTTCAGGTCGATCAGCAAATGCAGTTTGCAGATTATGGATTACCTGCAGGTGAACAAAAAGACACCATATTTTGAATTTTGACCACTGAATATGTTGCACATGGGTTCTTTTAAGATATAACAGAGGTAAAGTAAAAGTGGCGAAAAGAGCACATCCACCAAAATAAATgcatttaaaaagaaaaaaaaagataatagGGAGAAGGCATCCCCTTGGCTTTGTTTTGAGGGTAATACTGAACCCTTTAGGGAGGTATTCACATGACCTGCGAGCACCCAGTTCAAGCCTAGGTGTGTGAGATTCTACCAACCAAGTTATTACTCTGTTCTCCAAGTATGACAGAAATAAATACAATTTACAATGTTTTGTCCACTGCTCAGTTAGCAACACATTAGCAAAGGTGGTCCACAAAATATAACGGCGTTTtggctgcatatcttgatctgaGCTCATATAATGAACATTTCAATAAAAATGAATATAGTTTCAAGACTAAATTAAACACATTATCGTAACTCAGTTTCTTTGTTGGATAGTTTGGTTCCATCTCAAGGCAACTGAACCTCATCAGCATAGTAAAGCTTAGTCAGTCTACAGAACTAGTTGCATGTGAGAATAAGGGAGTCATGAAGATATGACCAATTCTTGCTTCATGAGCTATACATGGGagggtttttttaaaaaaaaatctcaaaaagATGAGAGAATGACTCATAAGAAGTGTGAAGAAACAACCAACATATTTcaatagaaaataaataaaagtggTGCATGGATATTGGGTATCACTGCATTACTGAAATAAATAACAAGATTCAAAGATAAGTATATTAGGATTATAATTGAGTTATTCAACACTAGGGTTCTGTCTGTTATTAATTCATAAAACAAGCAGTCCAGGGGCTAAAAGCAGACATATCAAATAATTCCTGAATAAGCAATCCAGGTTCTAGACGTATAGAAGAGCATTGTAATAGTAGAATACGGGCACAACATGGTGACCGAAAGAAAATGTCAGGCAAAATGATACAAGTAGAAGTACAGCCATGGGTACCATGATGTGTCTAGTTTTCATGGAAATAGCAGAAAGGACAGTATAAAACGTCATTTCAAGCTATTACAGAAGTGCAAGGTGCCAAAGAAAACATACTTCTTGTACATCATCAAGAAAGGCCTCCCAAGATCCACGATAAGCTCCCATAGCCAGCCTTATATCAATTGTGCGGAAGTCCAAAGGGCGAGATACCATACCAGGAAATCCAAGAATGCCCTCATCCTCATTCTCATTGGAATTTGTTAGAGTTGTTCCAAGCAAATTGCCAAAAGGCTTTGATTCATCGGAAGAAATAGCACGCCGTAGGACAATACGGCACTTTTTCAAGATAGCCTCTGAGATGGAGATAatatttctctcttttcttggTTTTTCTGGATTCTGGGGTACTTTTTTACGACAAGCCTCTGCCAAGACAGATAAGACaagtttctgaaaaaaaaaacacctttTAGTACATTCTACGGATACCCTAGTCCTAATTTTCTCAGAGTAAAGGATACACAGTAAACACAAAGGTGAAGATCAAGTCTAGTTTGATGCTGAAGTAAAAGTGATGTTTAAGTCTTTAAGACACCAACGCATCTCCAAAACATAGATTTGACCATTGATTTATATGAAACCAAGTAAGAATAATATTATGATGGTAACTTTTGTAACATCTAA contains:
- the LOC101759900 gene encoding methyl-CpG-binding domain-containing protein 9 isoform X1; its protein translation is MECVLDCKHLLGDLGFPEGRFLRSFFGCPAYEPHGRSAPVHIANISDGAQLSEFARLPHFEGVHLNNTALYDGMQFMPQFDLTHCLGIRQKFTSIDRDINADGNVPQRSIHLRRKRDGPQTSTLPKGSENHEFVNAGIFMEPSFFTKATEQSTSEYKSLLKPPKFLVEKSSHQPHHCPVVLPVQYSDFFITSLGEIDNRTSYHNSYQIWPVGFTSYWHDRVTGSLFECEVCDGGNFGPMFKVRRVPCSAFQLPDASTTVCPNIVRKADTIETMESSGVIEDTANDTDDNISMLLSDFSETNQDFLSCLSKDMEGKGSLGCSSVQTSNMAVPAVVLHSGSSSRAPTKDANLHDKIGDFTFEGTTPSSAWRMISCAMMEACEKMYKEHGHLALSCTHNIEKSSFDYGSGSQNTDGPCNLLARFCSSNGPRIPRFIEKEDDVESACALLKEWLYQDRIGFDLEFVQEIVESLPKSRACSNYQFLRDRTGFNSSLTIASGTLLAVNKSSPSNGDVMSYGRHGSIVTGPQDHAQPSSFSIRELPLGNPFSRKLPPELAGDVFQVLEFLGRFAEIIGLKELPSVEQVEDELINPWPICANQKDIQHYRDHTPPMNSPANVSTSYSNGESGLTTNEETASVFIPVETSTCEAAEDKLAAQTLGRCSGVVLPEIHLALLKVLFTELVPRVAIFVDPRIDSKESKSKRGRKRDTDTLTRELKIDMLTANKLTWPELARRYILVVSSLSGCMDLSDISSREGVKLFRCLQGDGGILCGALPGVVGMEKDALLLAEAETLICNSSANEGNKVFTMDYKDSDIVHSPEQPACDATLPDWVKSLEPVRKLPTNVGTRIRKCVYEALERKPPEWARKILDHSISKEVYKGNASGPTKKLVLSVLAEACRKKVPQNPEKPRKERNIISISEAILKKCRIVLRRAISSDESKPFGNLLGTTLTNSNENEDEGILGFPGMVSRPLDFRTIDIRLAMGAYRGSWEAFLDDVQEVIHNLQTAFADRPEVLVMVVALSQSFESLYKSEVQDLVKKFDKYLSNENGNSEIHNQLQDALMAANNKLPKAPWEDGVCKVCGIDRDDESVLLCDNCDSEYHTYCLNPPLARIPLGNWYCPSCLSGQNRTNIDDNTHVLMQEEKKCVGEEAHVFLEKLNKLAMAMDEKEYWELSVPERIYLLKFLCDELLNTALIREHLDQCSDKSNDLQQKLRYLNYELKELKYQVEIRSTYATQSRWMKNDHVSNSSGPVENQQRSMPTALEHLEEAERVNVGVNLNTAAEGAPTGPLNVGKPYSTDNDISSTSVTEGNRSLGLSKQASDIVTDRIDGSSIGEGSQSCEKSVGGRSGTCDNLNMGEDHSAAVISTPNGELPDDNARTPSQDNLEASTTKLADHDADNNETNNLLDRISQVQDSISTSELQLSMASFRRECLGRDSVGRLYWVTGRPGKRPRLVADGSMLIPKDRDISMVTSYPQSTFDCRGWNSASIVIYESDEEIKCLVDWLRDTDPREKDLKDSILHWQKSLYHQASFSVSDSPASKFSKSEPLTDLPDTKAFIVLEQKYGLQLDQDTTELSKKRGRKTKSGSEEGIYRCDCLEPVWPSRHHCLTCHETYLTSTEYEGHDGGKCNSSDDSPNQSKESDESKLKGTKSDIKEKDPVDHSCSVEPSNSGNLDPCPVDFEEICKKFITNDSNKEIVKEIGLLGSNGVPSFVPSPAFFLDPPALLSENKRNDDIPNDWSSSLEECQAMSAKKSGQEGVQADQDCPGNTGDEQMPKSKKPVRDSASAKEASSLTDKPTRLLTVNGGLVPEGSLMPLIGRNFHILKQLKINLLDVEAALPEEALIASKSQQIRRRSWRAFVKGAESISHVVLATNFLQSMIKAEFLKKDWWYWSSFTAAIKTTTVSALALRIYTLDDCIMYTKDPAPNPDPADNARSGNKGKRKRDADS
- the LOC101759900 gene encoding methyl-CpG-binding domain-containing protein 9 isoform X2, whose translation is MRGARSTRWKLGPVPLDINAAPPEEPVAASAHDISRANISDGAQLSEFARLPHFEGVHLNNTALYDGMQFMPQFDLTHCLGIRQKFTSIDRDINADGNVPQRSIHLRRKRDGPQTSTLPKGSENHEFVNAGIFMEPSFFTKATEQSTSEYKSLLKPPKFLVEKSSHQPHHCPVVLPVQYSDFFITSLGEIDNRTSYHNSYQIWPVGFTSYWHDRVTGSLFECEVCDGGNFGPMFKVRRVPCSAFQLPDASTTVCPNIVRKADTIETMESSGVIEDTANDTDDNISMLLSDFSETNQDFLSCLSKDMEGKGSLGCSSVQTSNMAVPAVVLHSGSSSRAPTKDANLHDKIGDFTFEGTTPSSAWRMISCAMMEACEKMYKEHGHLALSCTHNIEKSSFDYGSGSQNTDGPCNLLARFCSSNGPRIPRFIEKEDDVESACALLKEWLYQDRIGFDLEFVQEIVESLPKSRACSNYQFLRDRTGFNSSLTIASGTLLAVNKSSPSNGDVMSYGRHGSIVTGPQDHAQPSSFSIRELPLGNPFSRKLPPELAGDVFQVLEFLGRFAEIIGLKELPSVEQVEDELINPWPICANQKDIQHYRDHTPPMNSPANVSTSYSNGESGLTTNEETASVFIPVETSTCEAAEDKLAAQTLGRCSGVVLPEIHLALLKVLFTELVPRVAIFVDPRIDSKESKSKRGRKRDTDTLTRELKIDMLTANKLTWPELARRYILVVSSLSGCMDLSDISSREGVKLFRCLQGDGGILCGALPGVVGMEKDALLLAEAETLICNSSANEGNKVFTMDYKDSDIVHSPEQPACDATLPDWVKSLEPVRKLPTNVGTRIRKCVYEALERKPPEWARKILDHSISKEVYKGNASGPTKKLVLSVLAEACRKKVPQNPEKPRKERNIISISEAILKKCRIVLRRAISSDESKPFGNLLGTTLTNSNENEDEGILGFPGMVSRPLDFRTIDIRLAMGAYRGSWEAFLDDVQEVIHNLQTAFADRPEVLVMVVALSQSFESLYKSEVQDLVKKFDKYLSNENGNSEIHNQLQDALMAANNKLPKAPWEDGVCKVCGIDRDDESVLLCDNCDSEYHTYCLNPPLARIPLGNWYCPSCLSGQNRTNIDDNTHVLMQEEKKCVGEEAHVFLEKLNKLAMAMDEKEYWELSVPERIYLLKFLCDELLNTALIREHLDQCSDKSNDLQQKLRYLNYELKELKYQVEIRSTYATQSRWMKNDHVSNSSGPVENQQRSMPTALEHLEEAERVNVGVNLNTAAEGAPTGPLNVGKPYSTDNDISSTSVTEGNRSLGLSKQASDIVTDRIDGSSIGEGSQSCEKSVGGRSGTCDNLNMGEDHSAAVISTPNGELPDDNARTPSQDNLEASTTKLADHDADNNETNNLLDRISQVQDSISTSELQLSMASFRRECLGRDSVGRLYWVTGRPGKRPRLVADGSMLIPKDRDISMVTSYPQSTFDCRGWNSASIVIYESDEEIKCLVDWLRDTDPREKDLKDSILHWQKSLYHQASFSVSDSPASKFSKSEPLTDLPDTKAFIVLEQKYGLQLDQDTTELSKKRGRKTKSGSEEGIYRCDCLEPVWPSRHHCLTCHETYLTSTEYEGHDGGKCNSSDDSPNQSKESDESKLKGTKSDIKEKDPVDHSCSVEPSNSGNLDPCPVDFEEICKKFITNDSNKEIVKEIGLLGSNGVPSFVPSPAFFLDPPALLSENKRNDDIPNDWSSSLEECQAMSAKKSGQEGVQADQDCPGNTGDEQMPKSKKPVRDSASAKEASSLTDKPTRLLTVNGGLVPEGSLMPLIGRNFHILKQLKINLLDVEAALPEEALIASKSQQIRRRSWRAFVKGAESISHVVLATNFLQSMIKAEFLKKDWWYWSSFTAAIKTTTVSALALRIYTLDDCIMYTKDPAPNPDPADNARSGNKGKRKRDADS